The following coding sequences are from one Ornithodoros turicata isolate Travis chromosome 1, ASM3712646v1, whole genome shotgun sequence window:
- the LOC135374228 gene encoding uncharacterized protein LOC135374228 has translation MEPLLRKLSPLLVHRCPQLRQRTRPFRPPPRHSCDFLLFGDRTLGRGSGKLRHNLRFGTYRANGSKYFHLLAGLPPEIAAELDDVLATVSLTEAYDVLKSAILDRLEVSERARFQQLLSEEDLGDRKPSQLLHRMKQLIRDSASQSQQPLLRELFLQRLPQAMRMVLAGSEDLSLDKLAALADRIADYSAPGHPPVLAAATPAQPSRLDRIEEKLQELTDAFHSLSASRSRRHRRSTSRPPPARGQSSTPPPLPSEDTRSRAILFWYHHRFRHRAQRCISPCAWQGNARADH, from the coding sequence ATGGAACCTCTCCTCCGCAAACTGTCCCCGCTGCTGGTACACCGCTGCCCGCAACTTCGACAGCGGACCCGGCCATTTCGGCCGCCGCCCCGCCACAGCTGCGACTTCCTCCTTTTTGGCGACAGAACCCTCGGTCGTGGTTCCGGCAAGTTGAGGCACAATTTACGCTTCGGCACATACAGAGCCAACGGGTCAAAGTACTTCCACCTCCTTGCAGGCCTTCCTCCGGAAATTGCGGCCGAGCTGGATGATGTCCTCGCCACAGTCTCGCTTACTGAGGCCTACGACGTTCTTAAGAGCGCCATTTTGGATCGCCTGGAAGTTTCCGAACGTGCCCGGTTTCAGCAGCTACTTTCTGAAGAAGACCTTGGTGACCGTAAACCATCACAGCTGCTGCACCGAATGAAGCAGCTGATCAGAGATTCCGCCAGTCAGAGCCAGCAGCCGCTCTTGCGGGAATTATTTCTTCAGCGTTTGCCGCAGGCAATGCGCATGGTTCTGGCAGGATCCGAAGACCTCAGCCTTGACAAGCTTGCTGCTTTGGCAGATCGGATCGCAGACTATTCTGCGCCTGGGCATCCGCCGGTGCTGGCAGCGGCAACACCAGCTCAGCCTTCACGCTTAGATCGCATAGAAGAGAAGCTTCAAGAGCTAACGGACGCGTTCCACTCACTATCTGCAAGTCGCTCAAGACGTCATCGCCGCTCCACTTCCCGACCTCCACCGGCCCGTGGCCAATCGTCCACCCCTCCGCCTCTGCCGTCAGAAGATACTCGTTCCCGTGCCATCCTTTTTTGGTACCACCACCGTTTCCGACATCGAGCCCAGCGCTGCATTTCGCCCTGTGCCTGGCAGGGAAACGCGCGGGCTGATCACTGA
- the LOC135374321 gene encoding uncharacterized protein LOC135374321: MGRQFTSRSFTSFLKAIVAKHMMTAYHPAANGMVERLHCQLKAALCSQPEPTNWVDHLPWVLLGLRSSLKQDLKCSSAELFFGSPLRLPGDFLDSSPKPHLTGDDFATRLRQHFQAVKPALPRQPSHRKIFVHPDLANASHAFVCVDHAKPSLTPAYAGSYKILAAATRP; encoded by the coding sequence ATGGGACGCCAGTTCACATCCCGCTCCTTCACATCTTTTCTGAAAGCTATCGTAGCCAAGCATATGATGACGGCCTACCACCCCGCGGCAAACGGGATGGTGGAGCGGCTGCACTGCCAGCTAAAAGCAGCTCTCTGTTCCCAGCCTGAGCCCACTAACTGGGTTGACCATTTGCCGTGGGTGCTCCTCGGCCTACGCTCTTCGCTAAAGCAGGATCTCAAGTGTAGCTCGGCAGAGTTATTCTTCGGCTCCCCTTTGCGCTTGCCTGGTGACTTCCTCGATTCCAGCCCAAAGCCTCACCTCACCGGTGACGACTTCGCAACGCGCCTCCGTCAGCATTTCCAGGCCGTCAAACCCGCCCTACCTCGTCAGCCTTCCCATAGGAAGATTTTCGTGCACCCGGATTTGGCCAATGCCTCTCACGCCTTCGTCTGTGTGGATCATGCCAAGCCATCCTTGACGCCTGCATATGCTGGCTCTTACAAGATACTGGCAGCAGCGACAAGACCGTAA